GTGGAGATGTACGGCGGGCGTGAGCATGCGTCGGGTGGAGGATCACGGAGCGCTGGGATCGCGGTGAGCCGTGAGCACGGTGAGCGGTCTGGGCGCAGAAGAATACGGCCAGATCGAGTCGTGGCGCAGCCGCGTCGGATCGAGGGCGAACACGCGTACGTACCTGGACGGGACCTGGCTGAAGCGGAGCTGTGGGGCGGGGAGGTGAAGAGCGTGGCGGTGCTGGTGGCGATCGGGGTGAATCAGGAGGGCTTCGCGAGATCCTTGGAGTGGCGGAGGGGACGAAGGGATGGATACGGGAGAGCTGGGCGCTCGTTCCTTCGGCATTTGAAGATGGCGGCCTGAGGGTGTTCGCTGGAAAACGGTGAGCGATTAAGTCCGGCCGTCGAGCGCTATTCTTCCCCGAGGCGTCGTGGCAGCGATGCGGCACTTATCGCAATGTGATGACAGTGGTGCCAAAGGGTCGGGCAGGAGGTCGGCGATGCTGAAGACGATCCACGCCCAGGAGACGCGCGGTTGGCGGAGGAGAAGTCGAAGGTGATCGCGCAGAAGTCGAGCTGCTTCGGCTTGTCGAGGATGCGGGAACGGGCGGTGGCGAATCCACGCCGTGGACGCCGGCACATCGTGGACCTGCTGCACCAGGAAGGCTGGGCGATCGGGACGAGACTGATGAAGCGGCTGTGGCGTGTGGAGGGTCTGCCGGTGTCGCAGAATCGCAGGAAACGCAGGCGGATCGGAACGGGCGAGCACGGGATCGTCCGACGGCGAGTGACGACGAGGAACGAGGTGTGGGGCCTGGACTTCGTGAGCGACCGGACGGCGGACGGTCGTCCGCTTCGGCTGCTCGTGGTGCTGGACGAGTTCACGCGAGAGTGCCTGTCGATCGAGGTGGGCCGGAGCTGCCGGGGCGAGGATGTGGTGGCGGTGCTGGACGAGCTGACGGCGATCCGGGGCGCACCCTTGCACATCAGGAGCGACAACGGGCCGGAGTTCGTCTCCAAGGCGGTGAAGCGATGGTGCGCGGAGAGCGGGACGGGCACGCTGTACATCGACCCGGGGGCGCCGTGGCAGAACGGGATCGTGGAGAGCTTCAACGGACGGCTGCGGGACGAGCTGCTCTCATCGGAGCTCTTCGAGACGCTGGCGGAGGCGAGGTACCTGGTGGACCGCTGGCGTCTTCACTACAACCATCGCAGGCCACAGCGGGCGCTGGGGAAGCGGACGCCGGCGGCGTACGCGGCGGCGACCCCTGCGGCCCCTCCGCTCCGGCTCGCTTCGCTCGCCGGCGCTGCGGTGCCGCAGGGGTCGGCTACCATGCACAAACTCTCACAAGAGGTGGACCGATGAGAGCGACCCCGTCATCAGAGGTGCCAAGTGAGCAGCGCGAGCACGTGGCATTGTCCGCTACTCGAAAGAGACATCTCAGAGGGGCTCTGTCTTGATATTAACTACGAACGAACGGGAGTAATGAGCGCAGGGTGCCTGCAGGAGGTGACGCGAGAAACGGGAAAGACCGAACCGGAGATAAGTAGGACCTGTGTGTCCTGTCCGAATTTTCCATTTCGGGAGGTTCCGGGTGGAACTCCATTGCCGCCATGATTGTCCTCTCGGGATGCCTCAGTCGAGGCATCTTCCAGTACGAACGAGTGTCGACCCCTTGCTTGGCTCTCAGATAACTGCGAAGGCACTCTTGACCTTGCCCACCTTCGGTGGAGAGGGGCGATCGAGAGGACAATGTCTTCGGATCGAAGCCCCTGGAGGACCACTGGATGCGAGGTCGAACATGCAAGCCTGAGTTTCGCGAAGGCGCCGTCAGGCTCGTGCTCGAGCAAGGCCTGACCGTCGAGCGAGCTGCCAAGGA
The Phycisphaeraceae bacterium genome window above contains:
- a CDS encoding IS3 family transposase, giving the protein MIAQKSSCFGLSRMRERAVANPRRGRRHIVDLLHQEGWAIGTRLMKRLWRVEGLPVSQNRRKRRRIGTGEHGIVRRRVTTRNEVWGLDFVSDRTADGRPLRLLVVLDEFTRECLSIEVGRSCRGEDVVAVLDELTAIRGAPLHIRSDNGPEFVSKAVKRWCAESGTGTLYIDPGAPWQNGIVESFNGRLRDELLSSELFETLAEARYLVDRWRLHYNHRRPQRALGKRTPAAYAAATPAAPPLRLASLAGAAVPQGSATMHKLSQEVDR